AAAATGCCATCCGGTTCGTAGTCACTTCCTCGAACAAGTGTTTATTCTCTTCTTCCTGCAACCAGCTCACGAACTCTTCTTGCAGTAGCCGTTCCGGTTCTCGGAGGTGTTCCAGTATGAATTCTATTTTATCCAGTTTTTCTTTCATTTGTCTCTGGTTTGATCTTTTACACTATATACACAGGTGAGGTTGAAAAATGGGTGAGTGAAAAATGAAATATTTTCAAAGGAAAATTACAAATGTTGTTACTTCCGATAGATATACCTAATTCTAGGGTTACTTTGGGGTAGTATATGGGTGTATGAATCTTTTTGCTACTTTGTAGATTGTTTGTTAGAGGTTGAAATAGAAATAAGGCAAATGTTATCTTTACTTATGATCTGTTAAAATGGCGGCTATAATCGGGCGATAAGGCGGCGACAATGCGGCGAGAGCGCCTAACAGGCTGACAATAGTCTGGTAACTCCCTGGTAATTTGCATGATTAAGAGTAGAAAATCCTTATTTAATCCCCAAGGATTCATTCATGATCGAGATATATCTTCAAATTTTCTTCAAAATCGTCCGATATTTTTACGGTCCTAATTCAATAAGATTATGACAGCATGAAAAGGATTGTACTATGTATCATTGGCATTTGTAGCTTTGCTTTCTTATCGGCTCAAAATTTAGTAGAAGAGGATAGTTTGCGTGTTCCTGCGACAAGTAACTTTAGTAAAAGGCTTGACAGGTTCTCATCTTCCCGGCTTTACCAAATGACGTATATCGGTGTGCCGTTAGTGGTTGGTGGCTTGATCGTGAAAAGTGAAGACGACCATTTTCGGGGTTTGCGCGATACTTATCTGCCGCAGTTTGATCGACATTTGGATGATTATCTACAATATACTCCTGCCGCGGTAATGCTTGGCATGAAAGTGGCAGGAGTACAAAGTCGTAGCTCATGGGACAGGATGCTGGTTTCCGATGCCTTTTCTATTCTTCTTATGGGGGGAGTCGTAAATTCATTGAAGCAAACAACTCATGTTGAACGTCCGGACGGGTCAAATAAACACTCTTTTCCCTCCGGGCATACCGCTACGGCATTTATGACTGCCACCATGTTTAATAAGGAATACGGGCATAAGAGTCCGTGGGTTGGTATCGGGGCATACGGTGTTGCTACTGCTACCGGATTGATGCGGATGGCAAACAACAAACATTGGTTGAGTGATGTCTTGACCGGGGCGGGTATTGGTATACTTTCAACAGAGGTAGGTTATTATCTAGCGGATTTGATATTCAAGGAAAAAGGAATTAATCGTTTTGCAAATGAAGATATGTTCGATCGCATGGGTAAGCCTTCTTTCGTGAGTCTGTATCTCGGTTTGAATATCCCGTTAAGTGGGTACGATATTGACGAGCAAACGGAGTTCCGTACTTCATCGGGTAGTTCGGCTGGTGTGGAGGGGGCATATTTCTTCAACCCGTACGTGGGTATTGGTGGGCGCTTCACGGTCTCCAATACATCAATAATAGTCAATAAAGATCGGGCGGAGAATAACACGTTCGATGCTTTATCGCTTTGTGGGGGAAGTTATTTTTCATATCCGTTATCTTCACGATGGTTGATAGGCAGTAAACTTTTGGGAGGATATGTACATTATCCGCAATTGAAACTCACCGACCGATTGGTTCCCGCGAGAAACGGGTTTTGTTTCGGAAGTGGTATTTCGTTGACATTCAAAGCAAAGGAATATTGTGGAGTCCGTTTTTTCTTCGATTATAATTTACTTCCGTCGCATAGTAAAAATAGTAATGAATACATGAATACGCTTACTTTGGGGACATCATTCATGATCACCTTTTAAATTCATATTCACCCGTGGGGGTGATTACAAAATCGGGAATTTGGGTATGAATATCCGTAATTCATATACAAACCCGCTTGTTCCATTGCCGTAAATTTGCCATCAGAAGTTTAACAATAAAAGATAGCAAATTATGGATGGGAGAAACCTTTTGAAAACAGTATCGAGTTTTGCGCTGCTTACCATGTTGTCATGCAGCTCGACAGTGAAAGAGAATACTGACCAGCCCAATATAATGGAAGTGGAAAAGAAAAATCTCGGCAAACTGTTGGCTCTCTATCCGAAGCCGATGACAGTTGTTGGTACGAAGGTGGAAGGAAAGGTGAATTGGCTTGTTGTCGGACATACGGGTGTTATCGGTCATGATCGCATACTCGTCAGTATGAGTAAACAACATTATTCCAATCAGGGAATTAAGCAATCGAAAAAACTCTCCATTAATCTCGTTAGCCGGGAGATGCTGCCTAAAGCGGATTATGTGGGTAGTGTGAGCGGGAAGACGGTTGATAAATCGAGCGTGTTCGCTTATCATATCGGGGAGAATGGTACGCCTGTGATTGACGTGTCGCCTTTGACAATGGAGTGTAATGTGGTGGATATTTACGAAACCGAGGGGTTTGATAATTTCATCTGCACCGTGGTTAATACCTATGCGACTCCCGATGTACTTGATCATAACGGTAAACTCGACTATACCCGGTTAAAGCCTGTGTTGTTTGAATTTCCGACTTACTCTTACCTTGCCACGGGGGAGGTGATCGGGAAGTGTCTGAATCTGGATGAGGAACCCGGTATGTGTGCGAAACAACCGATGGCGGCCGATGGTATTGTGCGCCTGTCGAAAATAGAGGTTTATCCGGAGTATCTTGACGAGTATATGAAATACGCGACGGAAGTGGGCGAAGTTTCCCTGCGCACTGAACCGGGGGTGTTGACTATGTATGCTGTTAGCGAAAAAGAGAATCCCTGTATGGTAACGATTCTCGAAACCTATGCCAGTCAAAAGGCTTACGAGTTACATATCACATCGAAACATTTTCAAAAGTACAAACAGGGAACGTTGCACATGGTTAAGAGACTGACGCTTTCTGACCAGACGCCCCTTAATCCTGCAAATCAAATTAATAACTTCATTCAATAAACAAAACGGCTATGAATAAATTTCTCTTATTTTCAGTATTCAGTATTTTAACATTCAATGTTATGGCACAAGAAAAGATCGTACAGACGGCTGGGCGTAATCAACTCGGAGAGTTTGCCCCTAAATTTGCGGAACTTAATGATGATGTACTTTTTGGTGAAGTTTGGAGCCGCACGGATAAACTGGGTCTGCGTGACCGCAGTCTAGTAACCATTACCTCCCTCATTAGTCAAGGTATTACGGATAGTTCGCTTGTTTTTCACCTTCAGTCGGCAAAAAAGAACGGAATCTCTCGTACTGAAATTGCCGAGATTATCACCCATATAGGATTTTATGCCGGTTGGCCGAAGGCGTGGGCTGCATTTAATTTGGCCAAGGGAGTGTGGGCAGAAGATTCGACAGGTAATGATGCTAAAGCTGCTTTCCAACGTGAAATGATTTTTCCTATCGGCGAGCCGAATACGGCATACGCGAAGTATTTTATTGGTAATAGCTACCTCGCCCCGGTTTCTCGTGAGCAAGTTGCGATTTCCAATGTTACGTTTGAACCGCGTTGTCGCAATAATTGGCACATCCATCGTGCAACGAAAGGTGGCGGGCAAATGCTTATCGGTGTTGCCGGACGGGGTTGGTATCAAGAAGAGGGTAAGGCTCCCGTGGAGATTCTGCCCGGTACGGTCATCCATATTCCCGCGAACGTGAAACATTGGCACGGGGCTGCCGCTGATAGTTGGTTTGCTCATTTGGCTTTCGAGGTTCCCGGAGAGAAAACCTCCAACGAATGGCTCGAACCGGTTATGGATGAAGAGTACAACAAGCTCGAACAGACCAAATAATTATTCCTGTGTAACTATGGATTTCAAGGAATTGAATAACGGGGTGAGGATGCCGATGCAAGGTTTCGGTGTCTTCCAAGTACCCGATGCAACCGAGTGCGAGAGAGTCGTTACCGATGCTCTCGCTACCGGTTACCGGCTTATCGACACGGCGTCGGTATATGGAAATGAACGGGCTGTCGGGGCGGCTATTCGCAACAGTGGTATTTTGCGGGAAGAGTTGTTTATTACAACCAAAGCGTGGATTTCGGAGATGGGATACGAACGGACGTTACGGTCATTTGATGTTTCGTTAGCCCGTTTAGGTTTGGATTATCTTGATCTTTATCTGATACATATGCCTTTGGGGGATTATTACGGGGCGTGGCGGGCAATGGAAGAACTTTATTCGGCGGGCCGTGTACGAGCCATCGGGGTTTGTAATTTCGAACCGGATCGATTGTTGGATTTGTGTCACAACGTACGTGTTATCCCGGCAGTCAATCAAATTGAAATGCACCCTTATACCCGGCAAAGTGAGGCGGTGCGGATCATGGGGGAACTTGGCGTACAGATGGAGGCATGGGGACCTTTGGCCGAAGGACGGAACGGGTTGTTTACCGATGAAATATTGACCGGAATCGGTCGTAAATATGGTAAATCGGCAGCACAGGTCGTACTGCGTTGGCATTTGCAACGCGGTGTTGTTGCCATCCCGAAGTCGGTACATCGGACTCGGATGGAGGAGAATTTCAATATCGGAGATTTCACTTTGTCGGTGGAGGATATGGCGGCAATTGATGCCATGGATACGGGATGCAGCACGATTCTTGATTTGCACGCCCCGGCCGAAGTGGAACGACTCTATAATATTGAATGCCAAGCATAATAAATATTGGAACTTATATATGAATTTGCAGAACACAAACTCCCTCCCGGCTTCGCCGTACTCCCTCTATAAACAGAGGGAGAGTTGAAATACTTCCTATCTTCTGGAAGAGTCATCAGCTCCTCCTCTGTTTATAGAGGAGGTGGCACGAAGTGACGGAGGAGTTTGAGTATGAAAACAAGCATTACCTTCATGGACTGTAAAGTAGTATGTAATTACCATACTACTTTAATTTTGTACTATGGGGATGTACCCATAAGATTTGAAAGGAAAAAAAGATATGACAACGAAGGAATTTAAAGAGTATGTAAAGATGCGTAAGGCGCTTAATACAGAGGAAATACATCGTTTTATGGATGCCATGAGTAACGAGGCGAGACGGATCACATTCCTGTTGAATACGGCATACCGTACACCGGACGAAGTACGTGGGTTGCTTTCCGAATTGTTTGGTTATCAAGTGCCGTCGTCCCTTCGGGTATTTCCTCCGTTTTATGCGGATTTTGGAAAGAATATTACTGTTGGGGAGAACGTATTTATTAATGCCTGTTGTCATTTTCAAGATCATGGCGGGGTGACCATTGGCGATGGATGCCAAATTGGGCATAATGTTGTTTTCGCCACGCTCAACCACGGGTTAGCCCCGGAAGATCGTAAAACGACTTATCCGGCTCCTATTGTGTTGGGTAAAAATGTGTGGGTAGGTTCCAACGCAACAATTCTTCAAGGAGTAACCATTGGTGACAATGCTGTTATCGGTGCGGGTGCGGTCGTTACGAAAGATGTGGCGGCGAATGCGATTGTTGGCGGTGTTCCTGCACGTTTTATCAAAATGATAGACGGGTGAGGATATATTAATTGAAAGATATATTTACTTTATTTTACCCGGTTCTGCTGTTTTATAGAGAGTTCTTTATATATTTGAAAAAATGAACGAGGTAGTTCTAAAAATACAAATATATGATTACAGATATTCGTTTGAGAAGTCAGCAGTTGGTGAATCCGGCTTTTAATGATCCCAAGGAACTTGTAGCATGGATGGGTGCTTTGCAGGGGCAGGAGTATAGTATGGCGAAGTGGGCCGTGGGGTTACGGTTGAAGAAACCGGACATCCGGAAGGTGGAGGCGGCTTTGGAGAAGGGGGAGATATTGCGGACTCACGTGTTGCGCCCGACTTGGCATCTGGTGGTGGCGGAGGATATTCGATGGATGTTGAAGTTGTCGGCCAGACGGGTGAAGTTGGCGTACGATTCGTATTGGAAAAATCATGGAATATCGGAAGAGTTGTATATCAAAAGTCTTGAAGTGATCGTGAGGGCTTTGGAGGGGAATCGCTACTTGACCCGACAGGAGATTGGTGAGGAGTTGAACCGAGCGGGTGTTATCGTGGGGGATGATCTGGTCGGGTATTTTCTGGGAAGGGCGGAAGTTGACAGTATCATCTGTAATGGCGTGGATAAGGGAAATAAACGTACGTATGCTTTGCTGGATGAACGGGTGCCCCCGATGAAAGAGTTACACAAGGAAGAGGCTTTAGCAAAATTGGCAATCAAATATTTCAGAAGTCATTCCCCTGCCAGTTTGCAGGATTTTATCTGGTGGTCGGGGTTATCTATAACGGAGGCAAAACAGGCGGTCGGGTTGATTGATGCGGAACTGATTACGGAGAGAATCGGGGAGACGGACTGGTTAATCCATCATTCATGTACAAGGAATGCACGGGCGAAACGGGTTATACATTTGTTGCCCTCGTATGATGAATATCTTATTAGTTATAAAGATCGTTCGATGGCATTAGCGCCGGAATATTATAGGAAGGCTTTTAATACTTTTGGAATTTTCTACCCGGTGATTTTGCATAACGGGAAGATTGTCGGGAATTGGAATAAGGCAGCCAAGAAGAAACAATTCGGGGTAGAATCTTCTTTCTTTATACCGGGTATTGAGGTCGATGAGGGAGAGTTGGATAAGGCAAAAGAAAGGTTTAGAGTGTTTAATAACGAGGGGAATGACTGATGCCGGATCAGTCGAAATGCCGGTGCGGATGTGAGAACAGAAGCAACAGGAGAGAAGCGGGAAATTCGTCCCGTAAGGTTTTTAGGCCTGTCGTGATGTGAGTTTTCACGGTATTCACCGAAATATTTAATTCTTCGGCAATTTCTTTATACTTTTTACATTCGATAAAACTGAGTTTCATCACTTGCGAGCAACGTTCGGGGAGGAGTTCGATGCGGGCCAGAATGCGTTCCAACAATTCTTCCCGGGCGGAATCATCCGATAGCGTGTAAGTCGGGTCGTCGGCAAGGTGTTGACGCACGTGATTATTCTGGATTTTTTTATGTTCCAAATAGTTCAACGCCCGGTTACGGGTGAGGCTGAACAGGTAGGGAAATATGGGGCGGGTGAAATCAATGGAGGCCCGGTGATACCATAAACTGAGGAACACGTCGTGTACAATGTCTTTGGAGGCATCCAGATCGTTTACCAAGCTCATGGCATGGAAACAGAGGGTACGATAGTGTTGCTTGAATAATTGTTCAAACACGAGGCTACTTTGTTTATTGTCTTGCACACGTTCCATAATCCGCTTTGGTTGTTTGCAAAGTTAGGAAAAGTGAAATTAAAAACAAAATAGCTCTTGATACGTATTCCTGTTTTTTTAATTAATTTTGGCGTTCAAAGATAAGATTATGGAATGGTTGAGTAGTTTATTAACAGAACATTCAGTGATTCAGGCAGTAATCGTGGTTTCACTGGTGTCTGCGGTGGGGCTGGCTTTAGGAAAAATCAGCATGTGGGGCGTGTCGTTGGGAGTAACTTTCGTGTTTTTCGTGGGCATCATGGCAGGACATTTCGGGTTGTCGATCGATCCGCAGATGTTGAATTACGCGGAGAGTTTCGGGTTGATTATTTTCGTGTATGCCTTGGGGGTACAGGTGGGACCCGGTTTTTTCTCTTCCTTGGGAAAGGGAGGGCTGAAATTGAATATGCTGGCCATGTTGGTGGTTTTGTTGGGAATCGTGATGACCTTGGGATTTCATTGGTCCACGGGAGTGTCGTTGCCGGATATGGTGGGAATTCTGAGTGGTGCGGTGACAAATACGCCTGCTTTGGGTGCGGCTCAACAGACGTTGAAACAATTGAATGATCCCGCTATTCAACAATCAGATCTGGCATTGGGGTGTGCCGTGGCTTATCCGTTAGGGGTGGTGGGTGTGATTCTGGCTATTATTTTTGTACGTAAACTTTTCGCATCCAGTATATTTTTCAAGAAAAGTGATGAAGATAGCCACAAGAAGACGGTGGTTATGGGATTTCTCGTGAGCAATCCCGGTGTGTCCGGTAAAACCATCCAAGAGATCGCCCGGCAATCGTCGAAGAAGTTTGTGGTTTCCCGGTTGTGGCGGGATGAGAAGGTGATTATCCCGGCGTCCGATACCGTGGTGAGAGAGGGGGATTGTTTGTTGATGATCACGACGGAAGGGGACGTGGAGGCGCTGACGATGTTGATCGGGAAGCGGGATACGAGGGATTGGAATAAGGAAGATATAGACTGGGATGCTATTGATAGTCAATTGGTGTCCCACCGGATCGTGATTACCCGACCGGAGATTAACGGGAAGCGGTTAGGAGCGTTGCGGTTGAGAAATCAATACGGGATAAATATAACCCGCATTTACCGGGCGGGTATCGTGTTGTTGCCCACGCCGGATTTGACCTTGCAGTTGGGTGATCGGTTGACGGTGGTCGGGGAGGAATCGGCCATCGCAAAGGTGGAGAACGTGGTGGGGAATGCCGTGAAGGATTTGGATGAGCCGAATCTGGTGGCCGTTTTTATCGGGATGGTATTGGGGTTGTTGCTGGGATCAATTCCTTTGACGATTCCGGGTATCAGTTTTCCGGTAAAGTTGGGATTGGCCGGGGGACCAATTGTAATGGGGATTCTCGTGGGGGCTTTCGGTCCCCGAATTCACATGGTAACTTACACGACAATAAGTGCCAATCTGATGTTGCGGGCGCTGGGACTTTCCATGTATTTGGCCTGTTTGGGATTGGATGCGGGAACTCATTTCTTCGAGACCGTGTTCCGTCCGGAAGGGGCGTTGTGGGTCGGATTGGGATTTGCGATTACGGTGATTCCGGTGATTCTTGTTGCGGCCGTGTCTATTAAATGGATGAAAATTGATTTCGGTTCGGTGGCCGGGATGTTGTGCGGGAGTATGTCGAACCCGATGGCGTTGAATTACGTGAATAGCACGGTGGATAGTGATACGCCTTCGGTGGCTTACGCGACGGTTTACCCGCTGACGATGTTCGTGAGAGTTATTATGGCACAGGTAATTTTAATGCTATTTTTGTAAGTGAGGAGGTCAAATACTCGTAATTCGTCAATGTGCGTGATCATTTCTTGTGAAAATGTTAAAATAAAACAGTTCGCTGGTATAAGATTTGATGCAAGTTAAGGGTTGTTAGTGGTAAGATTGTAACTAAACGTTACGATATTCCGTAAACATATATTCAAACAATGTGAAATGTCAGGAAAAGAAATTCATACGAAAGAGACTTTCCAAGTTTTGGGCATGAGTTGTGCTGTCTGCGCTTTGAATGTGGAAACAACACTCGGTGCTCAAGAGGGAGTCTACGAGGCAAAGGTAAATTTTGCCGGTTCAACCGTTTTAGTGGATTATGATCCGCAGGTGATTACACCCGTGGAACTTCAAAAGGCCGTGGAGTCTGCCGGTTACGAACTGGTGGTGGAAAACACGGAGGATACGGATCAAGCGGATCGTTTGCAGCGTGAAGAGTTTCTCGCGTTAAAACGAAAGACGATCGGGGCTATTGTTTTGGCGATACCCGTGTTCGTGATTGGTATGTTTTTTATGCATATGCCCTATGGTAATTGGATTATGCTGGCTTTTACCATTCCGGTGATGGCATTTTTCGGACGGGACTTTTTTGTCCATGCCTATATGCAGTTGAAACACGGACGTGCGAATATGGACACGTTGGTGGCCGTCAGTACGGGAGTGGCATTTTTGTTCAGTCTGTTCAACACGATTTGGCCGGAATATTGGACGAGTCGGGGATTGGAGGCTCACGTGTACTACGAGGCCGCTGCGGTGATTATTGCTCTGATTTTGTTGGGGCGTTTGCTGGAGGCAAAGGCCAAGTTCAGTACTTCGACCGCGATAAAGAAATTGATGGGGTTACAACCCAAAACGGTGACTAAAATTCTTGCCGACGGCAGCGAAGAGGAGGTGCCTATCCGTGAGGTGGCGGTAGGGGATGTTCTGGTCGTGAAACCGGGGGAAAAGATTCCGGTGGATGGGGAAGTGACGGAAGGGTCTTCTTTTGTCGACGAGAGTATGATTACCGGGGAGTCGATACCCGTGGAGAAGGTGAAAGGACAACCCGTGTATGCCGGGACAATAAATGAGAAGGGAAGTTTCCGTTTCCGTGCCGATAAGGTTGGGGGAGAAACCGTTTTGGCCAATATTATTCGGATGGTGCAGGAGGCACAGGGAAGTAAAGCTCCCGTGCAGAAACTGGTGGACCGTATTGCCGGAATTTTTGTTCCGGTAGTGATGGGGATCGCGGTAATCACGTTTATCGTGTGGATGCTGATAGGTGGAGACCTTGCTTTCACTCATGCATTGCTGACGTCCATCACGGTGTTGGTTATTGCCTGCCCGTGTGCGTTGGGATTGGCGACGCCGACAGCGATCATGGTCGGGATCGGTAAAGGGGCGGAACATAATATACTGATCAAGGATGCCGAGAGCTTGGAGCTGATGTACCGGGTGAACGCGATCGTGCTGGATAAGACGGGGACGATCACGGAGGGAAAACCTGTCGTGACGGATATTCACTGGACTCCGGGGTCGGAAGACGAGCGTTATCCATCCATCCTCTTGGAGATCGAACGGCGTTCGGAACATCCGCTGGCAGATGCCGTGGTGCAGAAGTTTAAAGAGAAGGTTGTGAATGAAATATCGGTTTCGGATTTCGAGAATCAGACCGGTAAAGGGGTGACGGCAAAAGTCGGGGATAAGGTATACCTTGTCGGGAACCGGGCTTTGCTGGAAGTGAGTCATGTTATTTTAGATGATGATAACGAGAAGCTTGCTGTCCGGTGGGAAGGCGACGGCAAAACGGTTGTCTTTTTTGCCGGAGAGGGTCGGGTGTTGGCATTGGTTGCCATTGCCGATAAGATCAAGGAGAGTTCTCGTCAGGCGGTTACGACGCTGCATGAAAAAGGAATTGATGTCTATATGCTGACCGGGGATAATGCCTTGACGGCTCGTGCCGTGGCAGATCAGGTAGGCATTCGTCATTTTAAGGCTGAAGTGATGCCGGGTGAGAAGGCTAATTTCGTGGAGGCCTTGCAGCACGAAGGGAAAGTGGTGGCCATGGTGGGTGACGGAATCAACGATTCGCAGGCGTTGGCACAGGCTGACGTGAGTATTGCCATGGGAAAAGGGTCGGATATTGCCATGGACGTGGCAAAGGTGACTTTGATTACTTCCGATCTGAACGTGATTCCCCGTGCTATCGCGCTTTCGCATCAGACGGTGCGGGCGATTCGACAAAATTTGTTCTGGGCGTTTATTTATAATATAATTGGTATTCCTTTAGCGGCAGGGGTGTTGTACGGGATCAACGGTTTTTTACTCAACCCGATGATTGCGGCTGCCGCGATGGCTTTCAGTTCGGTGTCCGTGGTGACTAATAGTTTGAGAATTAAATGGAAAAAATTGTAGCTATTATATAAACCAATAAAAGAAAGCAACATGGAAAAAAAGTTCAGATTTAAGACAACGTTGAAATGCAGTGGCTGCGTATCGAAAGTCACTCCGTTTTTGAATAGTTTGAGAGACGTGACGGAATGGAGCGTGGATTTGCAACATCCGGACAAGGTGCTGACGGTTATGTTGAAGACCGGAGATACGCACTCGGTGAAGAAGGCGTTCGAGAACGCGGGGTATAAAGTTGAAGAGTTCAGATAAACGATGTT
The window above is part of the Butyricimonas paravirosa genome. Proteins encoded here:
- a CDS encoding carboxymuconolactone decarboxylase family protein, with product MNKFLLFSVFSILTFNVMAQEKIVQTAGRNQLGEFAPKFAELNDDVLFGEVWSRTDKLGLRDRSLVTITSLISQGITDSSLVFHLQSAKKNGISRTEIAEIITHIGFYAGWPKAWAAFNLAKGVWAEDSTGNDAKAAFQREMIFPIGEPNTAYAKYFIGNSYLAPVSREQVAISNVTFEPRCRNNWHIHRATKGGGQMLIGVAGRGWYQEEGKAPVEILPGTVIHIPANVKHWHGAAADSWFAHLAFEVPGEKTSNEWLEPVMDEEYNKLEQTK
- a CDS encoding phosphatase PAP2 family protein translates to MKRIVLCIIGICSFAFLSAQNLVEEDSLRVPATSNFSKRLDRFSSSRLYQMTYIGVPLVVGGLIVKSEDDHFRGLRDTYLPQFDRHLDDYLQYTPAAVMLGMKVAGVQSRSSWDRMLVSDAFSILLMGGVVNSLKQTTHVERPDGSNKHSFPSGHTATAFMTATMFNKEYGHKSPWVGIGAYGVATATGLMRMANNKHWLSDVLTGAGIGILSTEVGYYLADLIFKEKGINRFANEDMFDRMGKPSFVSLYLGLNIPLSGYDIDEQTEFRTSSGSSAGVEGAYFFNPYVGIGGRFTVSNTSIIVNKDRAENNTFDALSLCGGSYFSYPLSSRWLIGSKLLGGYVHYPQLKLTDRLVPARNGFCFGSGISLTFKAKEYCGVRFFFDYNLLPSHSKNSNEYMNTLTLGTSFMITF
- a CDS encoding putative transporter; amino-acid sequence: MEWLSSLLTEHSVIQAVIVVSLVSAVGLALGKISMWGVSLGVTFVFFVGIMAGHFGLSIDPQMLNYAESFGLIIFVYALGVQVGPGFFSSLGKGGLKLNMLAMLVVLLGIVMTLGFHWSTGVSLPDMVGILSGAVTNTPALGAAQQTLKQLNDPAIQQSDLALGCAVAYPLGVVGVILAIIFVRKLFASSIFFKKSDEDSHKKTVVMGFLVSNPGVSGKTIQEIARQSSKKFVVSRLWRDEKVIIPASDTVVREGDCLLMITTEGDVEALTMLIGKRDTRDWNKEDIDWDAIDSQLVSHRIVITRPEINGKRLGALRLRNQYGINITRIYRAGIVLLPTPDLTLQLGDRLTVVGEESAIAKVENVVGNAVKDLDEPNLVAVFIGMVLGLLLGSIPLTIPGISFPVKLGLAGGPIVMGILVGAFGPRIHMVTYTTISANLMLRALGLSMYLACLGLDAGTHFFETVFRPEGALWVGLGFAITVIPVILVAAVSIKWMKIDFGSVAGMLCGSMSNPMALNYVNSTVDSDTPSVAYATVYPLTMFVRVIMAQVILMLFL
- a CDS encoding heavy metal translocating P-type ATPase — translated: MSGKEIHTKETFQVLGMSCAVCALNVETTLGAQEGVYEAKVNFAGSTVLVDYDPQVITPVELQKAVESAGYELVVENTEDTDQADRLQREEFLALKRKTIGAIVLAIPVFVIGMFFMHMPYGNWIMLAFTIPVMAFFGRDFFVHAYMQLKHGRANMDTLVAVSTGVAFLFSLFNTIWPEYWTSRGLEAHVYYEAAAVIIALILLGRLLEAKAKFSTSTAIKKLMGLQPKTVTKILADGSEEEVPIREVAVGDVLVVKPGEKIPVDGEVTEGSSFVDESMITGESIPVEKVKGQPVYAGTINEKGSFRFRADKVGGETVLANIIRMVQEAQGSKAPVQKLVDRIAGIFVPVVMGIAVITFIVWMLIGGDLAFTHALLTSITVLVIACPCALGLATPTAIMVGIGKGAEHNILIKDAESLELMYRVNAIVLDKTGTITEGKPVVTDIHWTPGSEDERYPSILLEIERRSEHPLADAVVQKFKEKVVNEISVSDFENQTGKGVTAKVGDKVYLVGNRALLEVSHVILDDDNEKLAVRWEGDGKTVVFFAGEGRVLALVAIADKIKESSRQAVTTLHEKGIDVYMLTGDNALTARAVADQVGIRHFKAEVMPGEKANFVEALQHEGKVVAMVGDGINDSQALAQADVSIAMGKGSDIAMDVAKVTLITSDLNVIPRAIALSHQTVRAIRQNLFWAFIYNIIGIPLAAGVLYGINGFLLNPMIAAAAMAFSSVSVVTNSLRIKWKKL
- a CDS encoding RNA polymerase sigma-70 factor encodes the protein MERVQDNKQSSLVFEQLFKQHYRTLCFHAMSLVNDLDASKDIVHDVFLSLWYHRASIDFTRPIFPYLFSLTRNRALNYLEHKKIQNNHVRQHLADDPTYTLSDDSAREELLERILARIELLPERCSQVMKLSFIECKKYKEIAEELNISVNTVKTHITTGLKTLRDEFPASLLLLLFSHPHRHFD
- a CDS encoding heavy-metal-associated domain-containing protein → MEKKFRFKTTLKCSGCVSKVTPFLNSLRDVTEWSVDLQHPDKVLTVMLKTGDTHSVKKAFENAGYKVEEFR
- a CDS encoding aldo/keto reductase — encoded protein: MDFKELNNGVRMPMQGFGVFQVPDATECERVVTDALATGYRLIDTASVYGNERAVGAAIRNSGILREELFITTKAWISEMGYERTLRSFDVSLARLGLDYLDLYLIHMPLGDYYGAWRAMEELYSAGRVRAIGVCNFEPDRLLDLCHNVRVIPAVNQIEMHPYTRQSEAVRIMGELGVQMEAWGPLAEGRNGLFTDEILTGIGRKYGKSAAQVVLRWHLQRGVVAIPKSVHRTRMEENFNIGDFTLSVEDMAAIDAMDTGCSTILDLHAPAEVERLYNIECQA
- a CDS encoding sugar O-acetyltransferase, which encodes MTTKEFKEYVKMRKALNTEEIHRFMDAMSNEARRITFLLNTAYRTPDEVRGLLSELFGYQVPSSLRVFPPFYADFGKNITVGENVFINACCHFQDHGGVTIGDGCQIGHNVVFATLNHGLAPEDRKTTYPAPIVLGKNVWVGSNATILQGVTIGDNAVIGAGAVVTKDVAANAIVGGVPARFIKMIDG
- a CDS encoding winged helix DNA-binding domain-containing protein, whose product is MITDIRLRSQQLVNPAFNDPKELVAWMGALQGQEYSMAKWAVGLRLKKPDIRKVEAALEKGEILRTHVLRPTWHLVVAEDIRWMLKLSARRVKLAYDSYWKNHGISEELYIKSLEVIVRALEGNRYLTRQEIGEELNRAGVIVGDDLVGYFLGRAEVDSIICNGVDKGNKRTYALLDERVPPMKELHKEEALAKLAIKYFRSHSPASLQDFIWWSGLSITEAKQAVGLIDAELITERIGETDWLIHHSCTRNARAKRVIHLLPSYDEYLISYKDRSMALAPEYYRKAFNTFGIFYPVILHNGKIVGNWNKAAKKKQFGVESSFFIPGIEVDEGELDKAKERFRVFNNEGND
- a CDS encoding flavin reductase, whose amino-acid sequence is MDGRNLLKTVSSFALLTMLSCSSTVKENTDQPNIMEVEKKNLGKLLALYPKPMTVVGTKVEGKVNWLVVGHTGVIGHDRILVSMSKQHYSNQGIKQSKKLSINLVSREMLPKADYVGSVSGKTVDKSSVFAYHIGENGTPVIDVSPLTMECNVVDIYETEGFDNFICTVVNTYATPDVLDHNGKLDYTRLKPVLFEFPTYSYLATGEVIGKCLNLDEEPGMCAKQPMAADGIVRLSKIEVYPEYLDEYMKYATEVGEVSLRTEPGVLTMYAVSEKENPCMVTILETYASQKAYELHITSKHFQKYKQGTLHMVKRLTLSDQTPLNPANQINNFIQ